The Longimicrobium sp. DNA window ACCAGAATCAATCGTCCGATGAACCGCTGGGCCGTCTGCCTCTTCAACGCGGAAACCCGTGCTTCGCTGGAGATCCGGAAGCTTTATGAGGTGCTTTCCGACGCCGAAGCGGAGGGGATGGATTTCCTCCGGGTCATCGACGAGAGCGGGGAAGACTACCTGTATCCCCGCTCCCTGTTCGGTGAGGTGGAGATCACCGAAGAGATCAGCGACGCGCTTCGCCGCGCCTCGTGACGCCGGAAGAAGAATGACATCGCCGCCTTCGCCTCATCCGGCGGGGGCGGCTTTGCGTTGCGGCGAAGCGGGCATGTGGATTGCGCCCGGGAGCGCGGCTCGGGCGCCGCGGAGGGCGGGCCCGCGGAGGCTCAGCGCAAGGAGATGGAGATGATCGGAAAGCGGGTTGCCACAACGCTGGCGGCGGTGGCGATGCTCGGCGCGGCGTGCTCGAAGCCGGGCGGCGGCGACTATCAGGGCGGCGGCACCGAGGGAAGCCCCAACGACACCACGGGAATGAACGGCGGGGCCACCAGCGGCAGCAACTCCAGCGCGCAGGACCCGAACCCCGGCAGCGCGCCCGCGCCCACCGGCAGCACCGGCATCTCCCCCGCGCAGACGCAGGGCGGGGCGGCCGCGCCGGGCGCGGGCTCCGGCGTGCCGCCGGTGCAGGCGCCGCCGCCGTCGGCGACCGGGCCCAGCGACATCTCCACGCCCTCCGGCGGCGGCACCCCCGCGCACCTGGGCGGCACGCGCGACACCACCGGCAAGCGCCCCTGATCCTTGCCGGAAAGTGAAGAGGCCGCGGGGGAGATCGATTCTCCTCCGCGGCCTTTTCGCATCGGCGTCCAACCCGATCCGGCAAAGAAGGCCTCTCATACCAGATCCGGAAAATGAGATGTTCCACGCCGCACCAGCCTGACGTCATCCTGAGTCGAACACCGCGCTGCGCGCGACCACGTTGGATGAAAGGGGCGTCCTCCGGAATCGGAACTCGCCGCCGAGCCGAACAGCCTCGCGCAGTTTGCGAGGCTTCCCGTAGTTGTTGCTGCGACTTTAGTCGCCGGTGAGGGGGCCAGCCCGCGAACTTTCCATTCAGGCCGGTCACACCGTAATCAGGGTCTGAACAGTAGGTTGCAGGCCGAAGGATCTAGAGCCGCGGCAGCACGTGACTCGACGGGACGCGCTGATTCTTCCTCCGGACGCGGTATCAATACCGAATTCGGGGATCGATCGTGCGACCCGGCAGCGCACGTGCGACCTCGCCTATAGATCCTTCGGCCTGCAACCGCTCGTGCGGGGCAACGACAGTGTGGCCGGCCTCAGGATGACGTCTCTCTGTGGGTCAGAGAGATGGAGGGGCAAGATGGCGAGCCTACTCCGGCTTCTCGCCGTCGCCGTCCTTTCCGGCGAGGCGCTGGAGATTGGTCCGCGTCTGCTCGATGACGCGGCGGGTGCGGTCGATCACCGCGCGCGTGCGGCTCAGGAGCGCATTCACGGCGCGGTCGTGCTCGCTCCGCACGGCTTGCGTGGGCTCCGCGTTACCGCCGCGGGGGGAGGCGCCGCCCGCGCGGACCTTCTTCACCGCCTCCGCCAGCGACTCGCGGATGCGCGCGGCCTCTTCAACCGGGTCGTCCGACATCGCCCTGCCGCTCGGCTGAGGGTGCGCCGCTCCGCGCCTCGGGCGGCGGCGAGGTGGGCTCGTCGCTGGCCGCGGCGGCGCGGTACGCCTGCATCCCCACGCGCTCGGACTGCCGCAGCAGCCGCGCCGCCACCGCGGCCGCCGCCTCGGCGCCCTCGCCGGGGGGACAGTGCGTGCGCACGGAGCTTTCCACCTCCTCGCGCAGCACCTCGAAGTCGCGCCGCAGCTCGGGCTCGGTCCACCCCAGGCGGCGGCGCTGCTCGGCGTGCAGCTCGGCCACGAAGCGCTGGATGCGGCTGCCGTCGCGCAGCAGCCGTGGCGTGTCCTCGGCCACCCCGCCCAGCACCACCATCGACTGCGCCACGTCGGCCACCAGCGTGGCGGCGTGGTCCAGCAGGTCCACGGTGGTGGCGTCGCGCGCGCTCCGCAGCCGGGCGTCGCCGCGGATGCGGCGGACGTACGCCTCCATTACGCCGTCCACGTGGCAGGTGAGGTCGCGCCCGGCCGCCTCGATGGCGTGCCCGCTGCGGCGCCGCGCCCGCTCGTCGCGCTCCAGGTCCACCTCGCTCTCCGGCGCCGCGGGAAGCCAGAGTGTGAAGCACGAGCCCCGGCCGGGCGACGAGCGGACCGTCACGTCGCCCCCCATCAGCCGGGAAAGGTGGCGGGCCACGGTCAGCCCCAGCCCCGCGCCCCCCTCGGTGCGCGTGTGCCCGGCGCTCCCCTGGCGGAAGGGCTCGAACATCTCGTCCAGCCGCCCGGGCTCGATCCCCACCCCCGTGTCCTCCACCTCGATGCAGGCCCACGGCCCGGGCCCGCTCACCCGCGCGCCGGGGTCCGCGCGCCCCGCCACGCCGCAGGTCACCCGCACCTGGCCGCCGCGCCCGGTGAACTTCACCGCGTTGGAAAGGAGGTGGTCCAGCACCTCGCCCACGCGCCCCACGTCGCCGACGAAGTAGCCGCGGCTGTCGCCGGGGCACTCGTTCGCCAGCGCCACCCCTTCCGCCGCGGCCGCGGTGCGGATGCGCCCCAGCGCCTCGTCCACCGCCTCGCGCACCGGGGCGCGCTCGCGGGCCACGGGCAGGCTCCCGGACTCGAGCCGCGCCAGGTCCAGCACCTGGTCCACCAGCGCCAGCAGCTGCGCGCTGGAGCCGCGGATGCGGGCCATCTGCTCGCGCTGCTCCTCGGTCAGCGGCCCGGCGATCTCCACCTCCAGCAGGTCCACGTAGCCCAGCACCGCGTTCAGCGGCGTGCGCATCTCGTGGCTCATGGCGGCCAGGAACTCGCTCTTGGCGCGGCTGGCCTCTTCGGCCTGGGCGCGGGCGCGCTCGGCGGCGCGGAAGAGGCGGGCGTTGTCGATGGAGATGCCGGCGCGGCGGGCCAGGTCCTCGGCGACCGCCAGGTCCTCGTCGCCGTAGTGCTGCCCGGGTCCGCTCACGAAGGTGATGGCGCCCAGCACGCTGCCGCGCGCCAGCATGGGCGCCACGATCACGGCGCCCATCCCCAGCGCCTGCAGCACGCGCCGGTGCTCGGAGTCGTGCGCCGCGGTGGTGAGCATGTCCTCGCTCACGTCGGGGATCAGCTCGGCGCGGCGGGTGCGCATCACCACCGGCAGCCCCAGCGGGTCGTCGCGGTGCGGCGGCCATCCGCTCACCAGCCTGCGGGCCATGGGCTGGCGGGCGGGGTCGGGGTGCACCACGGCCACGCGGCGCATGGTGCCGTCCTCCTCCAGCAGGTCCACGATGCACCACCCGCCCAGCTGCGGCAGCGCCAGCTCGGCCACGCGCCCCAGCGTGGTCTCGTAGTCGAGCGAATCGGAGAGCACGCGGCTGGCCTCGGCGAGGTACGCCCCCGCCGGTTCCAGTGCCGCCGCCCCCCGCTCGCTCGCTCGCATCCGTGTCTCCCCGGGCACCGTGGCCCGCCCCCCCGGCGGCCATCCGCGCGACGAAAGGCAAGACCCGTGCACGCTCCGGCGGGTGTTTTCCGGTGAGGAGCGGGATGGGTGGACGGATCCGCATCCCGCGCCGCGATGCTTCGGTCATCCTCCGGTGCGCCGGGATCCGCCCGGACCCAGCCGGGACGGACGCGCGCAGCTTCCGCGTGACGGAATGGGCTTGAGTAGGCAGAATACTTGCTACCGCGTATATTGGCCGCCCTTCGGACGCACACGTACCCGGACCAGACGGATCGGAAGAAAACATGGCTTCGTTCAACGACCTCGGGCTTCGCGAGCCGCTGGTGATGGCGCTCGAGGAGGAGGGGATCGAGCACCCCACCGCGCTGCAGCAGGCCGCCATCCCCGTGCTGCGGCGCGAGGGGAACCTGGTGGCGCGCGCCTCCAGCGGCTCGGGGAAGACGCTCGCGTACGCGCTGGGCGTGCTGGACCGCATCGAGCCCCGCGCCTCGTCCGGCGGCGACGGCGAGGGTGAGGGCGAGGAGGGCGATGCCGGGGCGTCCGGCGAAGGGCAGGGAACGCGGGTGCTGGTGCTGGTTCCCACCGCCGAGGCGGCCGAGCACGCGGCGCTTTCCCTCGTTCCCATCGCCCATGCGGCCGACCTGGTGGTCACCGTCTCCGGGCCCGGCTGGGGCACCTCCGCGGGCGAGGCCGACGTCCTCGTCGCCACCCCCGCGCAGGTGATGGAGGCGGTCCGCACGTCCGGCGTGAAGCTCGACGCGGTCGAGGCCATCGTCATCGACGGGGCCAGCGACATCGAGGCGCTGGGCGGGTGGGAGCCGATGGAAACGCTGTTCGACAACGTGCCGCGCACCGCGCAGCGCGTGGTCATCACCACCACCTCCACCCCCGCGGTGCAGGACCTGATCGACCGCCGGGTGAAGCGCTCGGTGAAGTATCCCACGCAGCCCGCCGTTCCCGACGCGGTGGAGGCGGCGACGACCGGCATGGTCGGCTACGTTCCCGTCAGCGAGCGCGAGAAGGTGGACACGGTCGCGCGGCTGCTGGGCGGCGCGGGGAACGGCGAGGCGCCGCCCACGCTGGTGTGCCGTACCGAGGAGCGGGCCGCGCAGGTAGCCGAGGCGCTGTCGCTGCGCGGCTTCCTGGTGGGGGATGGAGACGACGAGGACGCCGACGTGGTGGTCACCGGCTCGGCCGAGGGGCTGGACGGCGCGGGCACGGTGATCTCGTTCGACGTGCCGGGCGACGAAGAGGCGCTGCGCGCGCGCCATGGCGGCGAGCACACCGGCTTCGTGCTGGTGCAGCCGCGCGAGCTGCCGCACCTGCGCGAGATCGCGAAGCGCGCCGGCTTCGCCGCGAGCCCCGCGGGGATCACCGGCGAGCAGCACCCGGCGGCCGACGAGCTGCGCCGCTTCCGCCAGGAGATCCGCCGCGCCATCCGCGAGGAGGACGTGGGCGCGCAGATGCTGGTGCTGGAGCCGCTGTTCGAGGACTACACCGCCGCCGAGGTGGCCGCCGCCGCCGCCGCGCTGCTGCGCAAGCGCGCGCCCGTCCCCGCGGCCGAGCCGGCGCCCGCCGCCGCGCCGCGCGCCTCCGCGTCGTCCGCGGGCGCGCGCCTGCCGCTGCAGCGCGAGTCCACCTCCGGTGGGGCGCCCGCGCCGTTCACGCGCCTGTTCGTGGGCGTGGGCGAGCGCGACGGCATCCGCGCCGGCGACCTGGTGGGCGCCATCGCGGGCGAGGCCGACATCCCCGGGAGCAGCGTGGGGAAGATCGACATCCGCGACACCTTCTCCATCGTCGAGGTGCCCGCCGACGCGGCGCAGCGGGTGATCGACGCGGTGAACGGCACCACCATCAAGGGCCGCAGCGTGCGCGTGGACTACGACCGCGGCGGCGACCGCGCCCGCCGTCCGGGGGGCGGCACCGGCAGCACCGGCCCGCGCGGTGCGGGTCCGCGGGGCGGGGGCTTCCGCGGCGGCGGCGCGCGCGAGGGGGGCGGGCCCCCCTCCCGCGGCGGCCCGCGCGGCGGGGGCTTCGGGGGCGGCGGGGGCACGCGCCGCCCGCCCGTCCGCCGTCCTCCGCGCGACGAGTAGGTCGCGGATCGAACCGGGTGCGGCGACGCCCCCGCGCATGCCGCGCGGGGGCGTCGCCGCATCTCCATCTCCAGCGCCCGCCGGGGATTTCTGGACGTGAATCGCTCCGCCCGCTCGGGGGGAGCGGACGGAGCGTAGAAGGGCCGCGGCGCCGTGCCGCGGCCCCGCAGGGAAATCACATGGGGCAGGGCGGGCAGGTGTCGTTGCAGCTGATTCCGCACGTGTCAAAGCAGGTGTTGACGCACGAGTCGCAGCTGGCCGCGCAGGTATTGGTTCCGCAGGTGTTGCACGTGCCGTTGCAGCTCGCGTCGCACGTGCCCAGGCACGACGCCACGCAGGTGTCGCAGGTGTTGCGGCAGGTGTCCGGACAGGTGTTGAACCGGGTGATGAACCCGCGCACGGTGCCGCGCTGCCCGGGCGCGTCGCTGGCGGTGCGGAAGCTTTCCACGGCCAGGTCTTCGATGCTGAGCTTCATCTTGTTCATGGTCTCGCTCCTCGGGGGTAGAGTGGGCTTCACGCCGTCTGCGGCGAGCGGCGACGGACCGGTACCGGTGCCGCTGACGTGAACGATCACCCCGCCGGAGCAGGTGCGCGACCAGATTGTGACGAACCGCCGGGGCCGCAGGATGAGACGATGTGTGGGTTGACGGTGCATGCGGCGCCGCGGCGCGGGCGGGGCAGGGAAGGGGGATGAAGAGACCGGCCGCCCTCGCGACGGGATCGCGGGACGGCCGGCGAAGCGCCCCGCAGGGCGCGGACGAGAAGTTGGGGATCAGTACGGCCGCGGCTTGGTGCAGCAGCGCTCCGGGTCCGACACGCTGGGGCAGATCGAGTCGCAACTCCATCCGCTCGATCCGAACCCCAGCGCCATGGCCTCGGCGCTCGCCTCGAAGGAATCGACCTTCAGCTGGTCCAGCTTCAGCGACAGCTTCTGCATGGTGTCCTCCGGCGGTGGGGGGGGGTGGCGCCCGGAGGCGGGGAGGGTGAGGCTCCCGCGCGGCGCCACATGCGGAAGGTGCGACGGATCGCCCCCATCCGGAGCCGGCGTGGGACGAGCGGAGGGAGATGGAGGACGAGCCGCTCGAAGCTCCCGTCAGGTGTGATACCTGATCCGGGAGATTGCTTCCATATCCGCACTGCACCTGTCCGACGTCATCCTGAGTCGAACACCGCGATGCGCGTGACCACGGAGGATGAAAGGCGATCGGTCGTGAGCGCCGATGCCACGGAATGAGCGGATCAGCCTCGCGCAGTTTGCGAGGCTTCCCGTAGTTGTTGCTGCGACTTCATCAGTCGCCGGTGACCGGCTGCGCCCGGAACTTTCCATTCAGCGCCTGCAGACGGCCACTCGGCGGCGGCGCAGCAGCGGGGGCGGGCGGTCACCCGGCATCGTCCGCGGATTCCCCGCCGCCGGCGAGGGGCGCGGTGGCGGCGGCCGTCTCGCCGGTCTCCAGCATCTGCCGGAAGCGGCGCAGGTCGCCGCGCACCATCTCCTTCGGCGCGTCGTGGAACACGCTGGCGATGGCGTCGCCGATCACGCCGCCGGGCGGGTCGAACTCCACGAAGTAGCGCACCTCCGTCTGCCGGCCGTCGCTTCCCGCGGGGAGGAACTGCACCCAGCCGCGGTTCGGCAGCTCCGAGCCGGGGAGCGACTCCCACGCGATCAGCTCGCCCGGGCGGTCCTCCACCACCTCGCTCTCCCACGTCCACGAGCGCCCCATCGGCCCCGTGGCGGTCCAGCGCGAGCGAACCGGATCGAGCACGTCCACGCGCGAGATGCGGTCCATGTAGCGCGGCGCCTGCGCGAAGTCGCGCCACGCCGCGTAGGCCTCGTCCGCCGCGCGGTTCACGGTGATCGAGGCGTTCACGCTCACCCCCGGCTCCTCCTCCGCCGCCAGCCGCCCGCGAGACGGCGCCGCGTCCGCCGTATCGACGCCGGCCGCGTCGTAGACGAAGCAGTGGCCAGAGGCGCCGCGCGCCACCAGCCACGCGCCCGCCAGCCCCATCAGCGCGCCGCCCACGCCTCTCTGCCGCGCGCCGAGCAGCGCCAGCCCCGCGCCGCCCGCCAGCGAGACCAGGCGCTCGTTCCTGCCCACGTTCACCCGCCGGCCCAGCCGCAGCCGTTCCGCGATTTCCGCCACGTTCGTCTCCCTCCGTAAGAGGCCCTTTTCGCTCCGTCCGGTGTGCAATCTCCGCGCCCCGTCAGGCGTCACGATCAGCGGCGCGCGCCCGGAACGCAAGCGCGGCGGAGATCGGCGAACGGATTGGATGGGGATCGAAAAGAAGGTCTCACACGGAGAGAACGGAGGGAGCGGAGGAACGGCGGTGCGGTTCCGCTTTCCCTCCGTTCCCTCCGTGTGATCCACCGATTCGCGGAAACCGCACGAGCGGGATCAACCGGCGGACGGCGCGAATTCCGGGCGCCCGGCCGCGGCGGGGACGAGGGATTCTGCGGGGGCGAGCGCGGAGGCGGCGGTGCACACCAGCACGATCCATACGGCGTCGGCCAGGAGGAGGTGGACGAGCTGCATCCACACCGGCGCCAGCATGGCCACGTTGAACACGCCGGCCATGATCTGCGCGGCGAAGAGCGCGACCAGGCGCCGCGACAGCGCCGCCGTCTCCGCGCCGGGGCGCATCCGCCGCGCCAGGACGCCGGCCAGCATCACGTACAGCGCGGTGGCGATGGCAACGATGGGGTGGACGATGCGCAGCCGCTCCAGGAAGGTGGCCGCGGCGGGAAGATCGATCCCCACGTGCGCCTTGGGATACAGCGTGTCGCCCAGCGCGGTGATGGCGCCGGTGGTGCCCACGGCGATCGTGGCGGCGACGGCGCCCAGCATCACCCAGGCGAGCGCACCCTGCCCGCGCAGACGCGGCGCCGCGCGGCCCGACGCCAGCCACGCGGTCAGCGTCAGCGAGCCCAGGAGGAGGAAGGTGTTCACCAGGTGCAGCGCCATCATCCAGATGCGCGCGGTGGAGCGGTTGTCCGCCACCAGGTCCAGCTTCACCAGCGCCGCGCCCACCAGCGCCTCCGTCACCAGGAAGAAGAGGGAGACGGCGGCCGCGCGGCGCACCGGGCTCGCCTTCGCGTACAGCTTCCACGCGAGCCACGCCAGGGCGACGACCAGCGGCGTGTCGACCCCCGTCATCAGCCGGTGCGTGAGCTCGATGAGGGTGTGGACGGAGGGCGACTGGGGGATGACCTGCCCGTTGCACGCCGGCCAGTGGTTGCCGCACCCCGCGCCCGAGCCCGAGGCGCGCACGAACGCGCCCCAGACGACCACGCCCACGTTCCAGGCGAGAACGCCCCACGCGTAGCGGGCAAAGCGGCGGAGAGGCTGGGATTGCTGCACGGGATGCGGAACGCGCGTTGCGTGGTCGGAGTGCACGGCCGGCGAGCGGGGACGATAAACCTCCGCGCCCGCGGCACGCAAGTGCTTGGGCGCGAAGGCCTTCGCCTCCCATCCCTCCGTCGTGGGGAGATGCCCGACGGCGCGTGGGGAAGGCTACGGACGCGCGCCGCCGCGGGGTGGCGAAGGCGGTGGCGGGGGTTATATTTGCCTCCTTTCAGGCGGACCGCACCCCGCGCGCCCGCCGGAACCCGTTGGTGGACCCGATGCCCGATGCCATGGCGCGCTACGCGGCCGACCCCCTGGCCGTCCGCGAGGCGCTCGAGACGCCCCTGACCACCGCCACGCACCGCGCCGGCATCGCCGCGCGCGGCGGCCGGGCGGGCGCGCGGCAGCGCGCGCGCGACTACGTGACGCTCACCAAGCCGCGGATCATCTCCCTGCTGCTGGTGACCACCTGGGCGCCGATGGTCATCGCGCTGCGCGGCCTTCCCCCGCTGTCCACCTTCCTGTGGACCATGCTGGGCGGATACCTGATGGCGGGCGGCGCGAACGCCATCAACATGTACATGGACCGCGACATCGACGCGCGGATGCCGCGCACGGCGCTGCGCCCCATCCCCAGCGGGCGGATGTCGCCGGCGCACGTGCTGGGCTTCGGCGTGACCCTGGGTGCGGCGGCGTTCGCGCTCTTCTGGGTGCTGGTAAACCCGCTGAGCGCCGTGCTGGCGCTCACGGGGCTCCTCTACTACGTGTTCATCTACACCCGCTGGCTGAAGCGCACCTCGCCGCAGAACATCGTGATCGGCGGGGCGGCGGGCGCGTTTCCGCCGCTGGTGGGGTGGGCGGCGGCCACGGGGCACGTGTCGCTCACCGCGGTCTACCTCTTCCTCATCGTCTTCTTCTGGACGCCGCCGCACTTCTGGGCGCTGGCGCTGGTGAAGCAGAAGGACTACGGCCGCGTGGGCGTTCCCATGGCGCCCAACGTGTGGGGCGAGCGCGAGACCATGCGGCAGATGCTGATCTACACCGCGCTGCTCATCCCCATCACCCTGGCGCCCGTGACGTACGGCGGGCTGGGGCCGGTGTACGGACTGGCGGCGGCGCTGCTGGGCGGGTGGTTCATGTGGGGGGTGGTGAAGGTGGCGCGGGCGAAGAACTTCACGCAGCCGGCGTGGGCGCTGTACCGCAGCTCGCTGCTGTACCTGGCGCTGCTCTTCGCGGCGATGGCGGTGGATGGCGTGGTGCCGCTGGGCCGCGCCGGCGCCCAGCCGGTGATCCTGCGGCACCCCGATGTGGTGGCGGCCAAGGACGCGCCATGATGCAGGACACGGTGACGGTCCACGCCTCGCACCCCGACGGCCACGAGGGCTACGTGCTGCTCCTGCGCCGGCCGGACGCGCAGGGGCGCGTGAGCTGGCGCGAGTGGTCGTCGGACGACTACGTGGGACCGCCGCGCGAGGGCTCGTGGACCGTGGACGAGATCGAGCAGCGGCTGCAGGAGTGGGCGCGCGGCGGCTGGAAGCTGAGCGAGTCGGTCCACCTGGTCCTGAGCTGGCTCCGCGCCCCCTGATCCCGCGCGGCACGGACGCCGATCAACCCGCAGCACCGTTCCCCCGCCGGCCTTCCGCGCCGGCACCTTTCCCCCGGAGTGCCCGCCATGGCCGTTGCCACGGTCTCCAAGCAGCCCGCCGTTCCCGCCGAGCGCGACGACCCCCGCTGGGACGAGGCGGTGGACGAGCACCGCGCCGCGCTGGCCGCGTTCCTGAACGCCGCCGAGGCGGCGACCGACGAGGCGTGGAGCGCGCCGTGGGCGCCGGGGAAGTGGACGCGCGCGCAGATCGCCGAGCACCTGGCGCTGGCGTACGAGGCGGCGCTGCACGAGATCCGGACCGGCGAGGCGATGCGCCCGCGGCTTCCCCCCTGGCGGCAGAAGCTGCTGCGCTGGGTGCTCCTTCCCCACATCCTCTTCCACCGCACCTTCCCGCTCCGCGCCGTCTCTCCGCGCGAGATCCGGCCGCCGGAGGCCACGCGCCCGCGGCGCGAGCAGCTGCGGCGGCTGCGCGAGCTGGGCGAGCGCTTCGAGGTGGAGCTGGACGTGGCGCGCCGGGGTGGCGGGGGCGGGATCTCGCACCCGTACTTCGGGCGGGTGGGGCCGGTGAAGGGGATGCGCTTCGTGGCCGTCCACATCGAGCACCACACGCGGCAGATCGCGAAGGGCGAGTAGAATTCGAAAGCAGGTTTCACGCGGAGAAGCAGGGGAGCAGAGGAACCGCACCGGGTCCTCCGCTCCTCTGCTTCTCTCTTTCTCCCCGCGTGCGACCTGCCGTTTTCAGTGCCTGCGTCCGCGGCGGCCGCGGGGGGCGGGCGGAGGCGGCGGGGGAGGGAGCTTCGGCGCGCGGAGGGCGGTGAGCCGAGGCGTGGGCACGGGGCGCACTTCGACGGCGGGGAAGGCGACCCAGCGGGAGAGGAAGAGCGAGGTCAGCTCGCGCCAGTAGTTCGGCATCCCGGGGATCGGCGTCTCGTCGGATGGGCGCCCGGTCTCCAGCGTGACGTGGGGGACGCGCGGGAGGAGGCGCAGCACGGCGATCTCCATCCCCGCGGCGGCGTCGGTGTCGGGGAGGTAGACGTGGCCGGGGTCGTTGCTGTCGGCGCCGTACCCCTCGATCCCCACCTGCGCGGCGATCTGGTGGAAGAGCGGGAGGTCGCGCGGGGCGACCTCGTAATCGGCGGCGCGCGCGGCGGGGCGGCCCATGCGGTCCACGCGGTTGTGCCACGAGGTGAGCGTCGTCGTCGAGATCGGTCCCGGGCGCGACCGCCCCTGCTGGAAGAAGTACGCCTGCCGCTCCGGCGAGCGCCACGTCTCGCGGCGCACCGCGCGGACGCCGCGGGCGCGCAGCTCGCGCTCGAACTGCACGAGCCGCGAGGCGAAGACGGGGTCGAGCAGCTGCATCTCGCGGTGCACGCCGCGCACGCCGGGGCCGAAGGTGCTGCGCAGCACCCGCCACTCCCACTGCTCGTAGCTCTCGCCGGGAAGCGGATGCGGCATCCCCGGCACGCCCACGATGTGCGTGCCCGGCTGCGGCGTCCTGGGCTGGTAGACGGGGACGTCGAGGTACGACAGCAGCCCGAACCGCCCCGGCCCGCGCGCCCGGTACCGGCACCGCAGCTCCGAGGGCGTGGGATTGCGCCGCAGCTTCGTGATGTCGGGGATGGTGCATCCGTTCGGCGCCGGCGCGGCGGGACGGACGGCGGCGCGCGAGGTGTCCGGCGGGCCGGAGCCGTTCGGGGGCGCGGCGGCCGTCTGCGCGGCGAGCGGGGCGGCGCAGAGGAGCGGGAGGAGCGCGGCTCGAAAAACGGGCGTCACTGCGAACGTCGGGTCAGGCGGCGGTGCAGGGGAACGGGGATGGTACTCGGATCGATGGAAGAAGGTTCGCCCGGGCGAGCCCCCGCGTGAGGGATGCGCGCCCGAAGGGCCGGGACGCCGCCGCGCGCAGCGATGGCGAGGAGACGTATCGAGATTGGGCGCGGCGGTGGCCCGGCGCGGTTGGCAACAGTCGTATCGTTGCCTACCGCGCGCGCAGCCCGGTTTGGCGCCTCGGCGCCAAACACGCCCAAGGAACCGAAGTGCGGAAGTGCGGGAGTTTGGAAGTGCGTGGGATCGCAGTGAAACCAACGCACTCACG harbors:
- a CDS encoding GAF domain-containing sensor histidine kinase, whose product is MRASERGAAALEPAGAYLAEASRVLSDSLDYETTLGRVAELALPQLGGWCIVDLLEEDGTMRRVAVVHPDPARQPMARRLVSGWPPHRDDPLGLPVVMRTRRAELIPDVSEDMLTTAAHDSEHRRVLQALGMGAVIVAPMLARGSVLGAITFVSGPGQHYGDEDLAVAEDLARRAGISIDNARLFRAAERARAQAEEASRAKSEFLAAMSHEMRTPLNAVLGYVDLLEVEIAGPLTEEQREQMARIRGSSAQLLALVDQVLDLARLESGSLPVARERAPVREAVDEALGRIRTAAAAEGVALANECPGDSRGYFVGDVGRVGEVLDHLLSNAVKFTGRGGQVRVTCGVAGRADPGARVSGPGPWACIEVEDTGVGIEPGRLDEMFEPFRQGSAGHTRTEGGAGLGLTVARHLSRLMGGDVTVRSSPGRGSCFTLWLPAAPESEVDLERDERARRRSGHAIEAAGRDLTCHVDGVMEAYVRRIRGDARLRSARDATTVDLLDHAATLVADVAQSMVVLGGVAEDTPRLLRDGSRIQRFVAELHAEQRRRLGWTEPELRRDFEVLREEVESSVRTHCPPGEGAEAAAAVAARLLRQSERVGMQAYRAAAASDEPTSPPPEARSGAPSAERQGDVGRPG
- a CDS encoding DEAD/DEAH box helicase; this translates as MASFNDLGLREPLVMALEEEGIEHPTALQQAAIPVLRREGNLVARASSGSGKTLAYALGVLDRIEPRASSGGDGEGEGEEGDAGASGEGQGTRVLVLVPTAEAAEHAALSLVPIAHAADLVVTVSGPGWGTSAGEADVLVATPAQVMEAVRTSGVKLDAVEAIVIDGASDIEALGGWEPMETLFDNVPRTAQRVVITTTSTPAVQDLIDRRVKRSVKYPTQPAVPDAVEAATTGMVGYVPVSEREKVDTVARLLGGAGNGEAPPTLVCRTEERAAQVAEALSLRGFLVGDGDDEDADVVVTGSAEGLDGAGTVISFDVPGDEEALRARHGGEHTGFVLVQPRELPHLREIAKRAGFAASPAGITGEQHPAADELRRFRQEIRRAIREEDVGAQMLVLEPLFEDYTAAEVAAAAAALLRKRAPVPAAEPAPAAAPRASASSAGARLPLQRESTSGGAPAPFTRLFVGVGERDGIRAGDLVGAIAGEADIPGSSVGKIDIRDTFSIVEVPADAAQRVIDAVNGTTIKGRSVRVDYDRGGDRARRPGGGTGSTGPRGAGPRGGGFRGGGAREGGGPPSRGGPRGGGFGGGGGTRRPPVRRPPRDE
- a CDS encoding SRPBCC family protein is translated as MAEIAERLRLGRRVNVGRNERLVSLAGGAGLALLGARQRGVGGALMGLAGAWLVARGASGHCFVYDAAGVDTADAAPSRGRLAAEEEPGVSVNASITVNRAADEAYAAWRDFAQAPRYMDRISRVDVLDPVRSRWTATGPMGRSWTWESEVVEDRPGELIAWESLPGSELPNRGWVQFLPAGSDGRQTEVRYFVEFDPPGGVIGDAIASVFHDAPKEMVRGDLRRFRQMLETGETAAATAPLAGGGESADDAG
- a CDS encoding COX15/CtaA family protein; amino-acid sequence: MQQSQPLRRFARYAWGVLAWNVGVVVWGAFVRASGSGAGCGNHWPACNGQVIPQSPSVHTLIELTHRLMTGVDTPLVVALAWLAWKLYAKASPVRRAAAVSLFFLVTEALVGAALVKLDLVADNRSTARIWMMALHLVNTFLLLGSLTLTAWLASGRAAPRLRGQGALAWVMLGAVAATIAVGTTGAITALGDTLYPKAHVGIDLPAAATFLERLRIVHPIVAIATALYVMLAGVLARRMRPGAETAALSRRLVALFAAQIMAGVFNVAMLAPVWMQLVHLLLADAVWIVLVCTAASALAPAESLVPAAAGRPEFAPSAG
- a CDS encoding heme o synthase; translation: MGKATDARRRGVAKAVAGVIFASFQADRTPRARRNPLVDPMPDAMARYAADPLAVREALETPLTTATHRAGIAARGGRAGARQRARDYVTLTKPRIISLLLVTTWAPMVIALRGLPPLSTFLWTMLGGYLMAGGANAINMYMDRDIDARMPRTALRPIPSGRMSPAHVLGFGVTLGAAAFALFWVLVNPLSAVLALTGLLYYVFIYTRWLKRTSPQNIVIGGAAGAFPPLVGWAAATGHVSLTAVYLFLIVFFWTPPHFWALALVKQKDYGRVGVPMAPNVWGERETMRQMLIYTALLIPITLAPVTYGGLGPVYGLAAALLGGWFMWGVVKVARAKNFTQPAWALYRSSLLYLALLFAAMAVDGVVPLGRAGAQPVILRHPDVVAAKDAP
- a CDS encoding DinB family protein, whose protein sequence is MAVATVSKQPAVPAERDDPRWDEAVDEHRAALAAFLNAAEAATDEAWSAPWAPGKWTRAQIAEHLALAYEAALHEIRTGEAMRPRLPPWRQKLLRWVLLPHILFHRTFPLRAVSPREIRPPEATRPRREQLRRLRELGERFEVELDVARRGGGGGISHPYFGRVGPVKGMRFVAVHIEHHTRQIAKGE